A part of Oncorhynchus clarkii lewisi isolate Uvic-CL-2024 chromosome 17, UVic_Ocla_1.0, whole genome shotgun sequence genomic DNA contains:
- the LOC139371332 gene encoding centromere protein S: MLSTTSCLANVNCREKMPTAMDEEERKLQRLKAAVHYTVGRLCQSIGEDHQKEFSRQVIAAIAETTFRQCDIFAKDLEAFARHAKRSTVSVEDVKLTARRSTALANFIQRKSEEIASANQEQRDTRKKIAGKRKNTEMV; the protein is encoded by the exons ATGCTATCCACTACTAGCTGCCTAGCTAACGTGAACTGTCGGGAGAAAATGCCAACAGCAATGGACGAGGAGGAAAGAAAACTTCAG AGACTGAAAGCAGCAGTCCACTATACAGTGGGAAGACTGTGTCAAAGCATTGGTGAGGATCATCAGAAGGAATTCAGTCGACAGGTTATAGCAGCAATAGCTGAAACGACGTTCAGGCAATGTG atatttttgcaaaggACTTGGAGGCCTTTGCAAG GCATGCCAAAAGAAGCACAGTATCTGTAGAGGATGTGAAGCTTACAGCTCGTCGAAGTACAGCACTG GCTAACTTCATACAAAGGAAGAGTGAAGAGATTGCCAGCGCCAACCAGGAGCAGAGAGACACAAGGAAGAAGATTGCAGGGAAGAGGAAGAATACAGAGATGGTGTAG
- the LOC139369911 gene encoding retinoid-binding protein 7: MPTDYSGTWDMTSNENFESYMVALGIDFATRKIANMLKPQKVIEQDGDSFTIKTFTTFKNYTVSFKIGEEFEEVTKAMDNRKVQTVVNWDNDKLVCVQKGEKKNRGWTHWIEGDELYLEITCGDKVCKQIYKRSA, translated from the exons ATGCCTACCGACTACAGTGGCACATGGGACATGACTAGTAATGAAAACTTTGAAAGTTACATGGTTGCTCTTG GCATTGATTTTGCAACACGCAAGATTGCGAACATGTTGAAACCTCAGAAAGTGATTGAGCAAGATGGGGATTCTTTCACCATCAAAACATTCACTACCTTCAAAAACTACACAGTCTCATTCAAGATTGGGGAAGAGTTTGAGGAGGTGACCAAAGCCATGGATAACAGAAAAGTCCAG ACGGTGGTCAACTGGGACAATGATAAACTGGTGTGTGTTcagaagggagagaagaagaacagagggTGGACACACTGGATAGAAGGAGATGAGCTCTATCTG GAAATCACCTGTGGGGATAAAGTCTGCAAGCAGATTTATAAAAGGAGTGCTTGA